One segment of Leptospiraceae bacterium DNA contains the following:
- a CDS encoding DUF4194 domain-containing protein, with protein sequence MEHTLPYAGAVLKLLKGPVNYDLDPKEWEQLSTYQNDIKKYFEKIGLHLVLDSDDGYAYLYQSSGDDDTGLPRITRRIPLPFDVTLLCVLLREKLAEQTIEDINMANLLKKEDIYEMLTPFYPKAQNEATQHRDFDRLILKIVELGFLRRIEKDKFEFYQIEKIIKVRVRAEELNSIKARLLENNDRKTLQDE encoded by the coding sequence ATGGAACATACCTTACCTTACGCCGGTGCAGTACTGAAACTTTTAAAAGGTCCTGTAAACTATGATCTTGATCCTAAAGAATGGGAACAACTTTCTACCTATCAAAATGATATCAAAAAATATTTCGAAAAAATAGGATTACATTTAGTCTTAGATTCAGATGACGGATACGCTTATTTATACCAATCTTCCGGAGATGACGATACGGGACTTCCTCGGATAACAAGACGTATCCCGCTTCCGTTTGACGTTACACTACTCTGTGTTTTACTCCGAGAAAAATTGGCAGAACAAACAATCGAAGATATCAATATGGCAAATCTTCTAAAAAAGGAAGATATTTACGAAATGCTAACTCCATTTTATCCAAAAGCACAAAACGAAGCGACTCAACATCGTGATTTCGATAGATTAATTTTAAAAATAGTCGAACTTGGATTTTTACGCAGAATCGAAAAAGATAAATTTGAATTTTATCAGATTGAAAAAATAATCAAAGTCCGTGTACGTGCAGAAGAATTAAATTCCATAAAGGCAAGGCTTTTAGAAAACAATGACAGAAAGACTCTTCAAGATGAATGA
- a CDS encoding DUF3375 family protein has protein sequence MNYLKTKNLVKNSAAFKLFRKEYAPFIISFLYSEFKLNDQLIVESEEFARDLADTIETYKSEQLLEKELILSPEHYIIEWANDGFIRKFYDETKLEFYIEITPEMESVFKWISEIDKIEMGEVIGTRSRFLNIFHLLKDLVDETVITSTDKISILEGQKRKIEEEIERLKSGGNIKKLDEREFQEQFKLALKEAIDLVSDFRQIERNFSDITKQAQSNYMNQITTKGAVLGYMLNADEELMNSEQGKSFKAFWQFLLSPAKQDEFERIVDTLYKREDIRKIDDGQFLKKLKKLLLDSGRKINRATDKMADQIRKALSDKNLQENKRIKDIINEIKSLSLKNQSNLGSKDEFYSIESFPEINLPLERPLWEKKDKGLRIDTALELANDQVSSEIMELLLRQNSINLEELFSNIDSLLKYKPKVELKEIIETYPLKKGLEELVTYVWIASNRDQHSVDLSKFENFELAVNDDEVVNIKFPQVVYNI, from the coding sequence ATGAATTACCTCAAAACTAAAAACCTAGTAAAAAACTCTGCCGCATTCAAATTATTTCGAAAAGAATATGCACCCTTTATCATAAGTTTTCTATATTCAGAATTCAAATTAAATGATCAATTAATAGTTGAATCAGAAGAGTTTGCACGTGATTTGGCGGATACAATTGAGACTTACAAATCCGAACAATTATTAGAAAAAGAATTAATACTTTCTCCTGAGCATTATATAATAGAATGGGCTAATGACGGTTTTATCCGAAAATTCTATGACGAAACAAAATTAGAATTTTACATCGAAATTACTCCCGAAATGGAATCTGTATTTAAATGGATTTCTGAAATTGACAAAATAGAAATGGGTGAAGTGATCGGAACTCGTTCTAGATTTCTAAATATATTTCATCTATTAAAAGACTTGGTAGATGAAACTGTCATTACTTCCACAGATAAAATTAGTATATTAGAAGGCCAAAAAAGAAAAATCGAAGAAGAAATCGAACGCCTAAAATCAGGTGGCAACATAAAAAAATTGGATGAAAGGGAATTTCAAGAACAATTCAAATTAGCCTTAAAAGAAGCAATAGACCTTGTATCGGATTTTCGCCAAATCGAAAGAAACTTCTCTGATATTACAAAACAAGCTCAGTCCAACTACATGAACCAAATTACAACCAAAGGTGCCGTACTTGGATACATGTTAAACGCAGATGAAGAACTCATGAATTCAGAACAAGGAAAAAGTTTTAAAGCATTCTGGCAATTTTTATTATCTCCGGCAAAACAAGACGAGTTCGAAAGAATTGTAGACACACTCTATAAAAGAGAAGATATTCGTAAAATTGACGACGGCCAATTTCTAAAAAAATTAAAAAAGCTACTATTAGATTCTGGTCGCAAAATAAATAGAGCCACAGATAAAATGGCAGACCAAATTCGAAAAGCGTTATCCGATAAAAACCTCCAAGAAAACAAACGTATCAAAGATATCATCAATGAAATCAAAAGTTTATCTCTCAAAAATCAATCCAACCTCGGATCCAAAGATGAATTTTACTCTATTGAAAGTTTTCCTGAAATTAATCTTCCATTAGAAAGACCACTCTGGGAGAAAAAAGACAAAGGGCTTCGGATTGATACAGCCCTGGAACTTGCAAATGACCAAGTCAGCTCAGAAATTATGGAGTTACTCTTACGGCAAAACTCAATTAATCTCGAAGAATTATTTTCCAATATTGATTCCCTTCTAAAATATAAACCAAAAGTCGAATTAAAAGAAATAATTGAAACGTATCCACTCAAAAAGGGGCTCGAAGAATTGGTTACCTATGTATGGATTGCGTCTAATCGAGATCAACATTCAGTGGATTTATCGAAGTTTGAAAATTTTGAATTAGCTGTAAATGATGATGAAGTAGTAAATATAAAATTTCCGCAGGTGGTTTATAATATATAA
- a CDS encoding 3-deoxy-D-manno-octulosonic acid transferase codes for MLVLYVIFTFSLYPLTFIIPFLSKKAKLFLDLRKQDRKKILDLTFPNQTQNRVIWLHAASVGELDQCKAQAKAIKEQEPNTWVIQSVFSESVQEKNFDLEHTQFNFRLPLDFYYAYDFIFEKFRPDSLVLMAWETWPNLILAARRFDCKVYLASAVLDPKSRRTSFFSLGLTRAVFKKLSGISPVNDSMIPTFQKLAGENAKVVSSGDSRFDSVVDKIKNKTPNETFTNFVKFYPHNKILLLASTYTECDAILFPKLEEILGLGYSIWIFPHKIDPSRIQEISLNLQKRSLGFSLYSTLKNPCKDRIVLFDVLGILAFAYFHGSLAYIGGAVHNKVHNVLEPAYFGLPLLTGDRIFNSFDALNLQENKSLTVIKSSEEFLDAVKIYTDEFTRTNANTANKNYVLSRTGASLKFYELFLKL; via the coding sequence ATGTTAGTTTTATACGTTATTTTTACTTTCAGTCTCTACCCACTAACGTTTATAATTCCATTTCTATCCAAAAAAGCAAAACTTTTTTTAGATTTAAGAAAACAAGACCGAAAAAAGATTTTAGATTTAACATTTCCAAACCAAACTCAAAATAGAGTTATATGGTTACACGCAGCTTCTGTAGGAGAATTAGATCAATGTAAAGCCCAGGCTAAAGCGATTAAAGAACAAGAACCAAACACATGGGTAATTCAATCTGTATTTTCGGAAAGTGTACAAGAGAAAAACTTTGATTTAGAACATACACAGTTTAACTTTCGTTTGCCGCTTGATTTCTATTATGCTTATGATTTTATTTTTGAAAAATTTCGCCCTGACTCACTTGTTCTAATGGCTTGGGAAACTTGGCCTAATCTAATTCTAGCGGCTAGGCGATTTGACTGTAAAGTATATCTTGCTTCCGCCGTTCTTGATCCAAAATCCAGACGAACTTCTTTTTTTTCTCTTGGATTAACACGCGCAGTTTTTAAAAAACTCTCTGGAATTTCTCCCGTTAATGACTCAATGATTCCCACCTTTCAAAAATTAGCCGGTGAGAACGCAAAGGTAGTTTCCTCCGGTGACTCCCGATTTGACTCGGTGGTCGATAAAATTAAAAATAAGACTCCGAATGAAACGTTTACTAATTTTGTAAAATTCTATCCGCACAATAAAATCCTACTTTTAGCCTCTACCTATACTGAATGTGATGCAATACTGTTCCCCAAATTAGAGGAAATTCTAGGATTGGGATACTCTATTTGGATTTTTCCTCATAAAATTGATCCCTCTAGAATTCAAGAAATCAGCCTTAATTTGCAAAAAAGATCACTCGGATTTTCCCTTTACAGCACTCTAAAAAATCCTTGTAAAGATAGAATTGTACTATTTGATGTTTTAGGAATCCTAGCTTTTGCTTATTTTCATGGGAGTCTAGCTTATATAGGTGGGGCTGTGCACAATAAAGTCCATAACGTTTTAGAACCTGCCTACTTTGGTTTACCGCTATTAACAGGTGATAGAATTTTCAATTCTTTTGACGCTTTAAACCTGCAAGAAAATAAAAGTTTAACAGTAATTAAATCCAGTGAGGAGTTTCTAGACGCAGTAAAAATTTATACAGATGAGTTTACCAGAACAAATGCAAATACGGCTAATAAAAATTATGTGCTTTCCAGAACGGGTGCTTCTTTAAAATTTTACGAACTTTTTCTAAAACTATGA
- a CDS encoding NAD(P)/FAD-dependent oxidoreductase: MSNVGKRYNLEDASKNYDVIVIGSGMGGLTTAALLSKAGKSVLVLEQHYTAGGFTHTYSRKGYEWDVGLHYIGDVHKEYSPLRKMYDLITDGELKWAYMDEVYDRIFIKDKEYKFRAGVDNFKSEILKDFPNAKDVLDKYIALIRDVNLFAMPAFMAERLSPEFLSGVTNFVTEPILKKYFGRTTLAVLSELSSDKKLISVLTGQWGDYGLPPAQSSFAMHAVLVHHYLDGGNFPVGGASSIARSIEKVIMKAGGKVLVGKEVQEILIKDKKAVGVKMETGDEIYAKQIVSATGYFNTYGKLIPKKEAESLGLLAKLKTIKPSVGHVCLYTGIKVSKKELNLGNGNIWIYPDYDHDKTLSTYLADQNKELPLVYISFPSFKDPEWDSNYPGKSTIDVIVPASYDWFKKWKDEPWRKRGDEYNELKEKFSERLLDYMYKYVPEIKGKVDYYELSTPLSTEYFNKYQHGELYGLDHTPGRFSEKWMRPKSPIENLYISGQDILFAGVASALASGAMTATEMLGVNIIKTLF, from the coding sequence ATGAGCAATGTCGGAAAAAGATATAATTTGGAAGATGCTAGTAAAAACTATGATGTAATTGTAATTGGGTCGGGGATGGGTGGTCTTACTACAGCAGCATTGTTGTCTAAGGCAGGGAAAAGTGTTCTTGTTTTAGAACAGCATTATACGGCTGGTGGGTTTACTCATACTTATTCTCGAAAAGGTTACGAATGGGATGTGGGACTACATTACATTGGAGATGTGCATAAGGAATATTCTCCGCTTCGGAAAATGTATGATCTTATTACGGATGGAGAATTGAAGTGGGCTTACATGGACGAAGTGTACGACAGGATTTTCATTAAAGATAAGGAATACAAATTTAGAGCAGGTGTAGATAATTTTAAATCGGAAATTTTGAAAGATTTTCCAAATGCAAAGGACGTTTTAGATAAATACATAGCTCTGATTCGCGATGTAAATTTGTTTGCGATGCCTGCATTCATGGCTGAAAGACTGAGTCCTGAATTTTTATCCGGTGTGACAAATTTTGTAACAGAGCCAATCTTAAAAAAATACTTTGGACGAACAACCCTAGCAGTATTGTCAGAATTATCGTCTGACAAAAAATTAATTTCCGTATTAACTGGTCAATGGGGTGATTACGGTTTGCCGCCGGCTCAGTCCAGTTTTGCCATGCACGCAGTCTTAGTTCATCATTATTTAGACGGAGGTAACTTTCCAGTTGGCGGAGCTTCGAGTATAGCAAGGTCCATTGAAAAAGTAATTATGAAAGCGGGTGGAAAAGTTTTAGTTGGGAAAGAAGTACAGGAAATTTTAATCAAAGATAAAAAAGCAGTTGGTGTTAAAATGGAAACGGGAGATGAGATATACGCGAAACAAATCGTAAGTGCAACTGGATATTTTAATACGTATGGAAAATTAATTCCTAAAAAAGAAGCAGAGTCTTTAGGGTTACTGGCTAAACTTAAAACGATAAAACCTTCTGTCGGACATGTATGTTTGTATACTGGAATTAAAGTGTCTAAAAAAGAACTAAATTTAGGAAACGGGAATATATGGATTTACCCCGACTACGATCATGATAAAACTCTGTCCACCTATCTAGCAGATCAAAATAAAGAATTGCCTCTTGTCTACATATCCTTTCCTTCTTTTAAAGATCCAGAATGGGATTCAAATTATCCCGGAAAATCCACTATTGACGTTATAGTACCAGCATCTTATGATTGGTTTAAAAAATGGAAGGACGAACCTTGGCGCAAACGTGGGGACGAATACAATGAATTAAAGGAAAAATTCTCAGAAAGACTTTTGGACTATATGTATAAGTATGTTCCGGAAATAAAAGGAAAAGTTGACTACTATGAATTATCCACTCCTTTATCGACTGAGTATTTTAATAAATACCAACACGGTGAATTATATGGGCTTGATCACACACCGGGTAGATTTTCCGAGAAGTGGATGAGGCCTAAGTCTCCAATAGAGAATTTATACATTTCAGGACAGGATATTTTATTTGCTGGTGTTGCGAGTGCTCTTGCATCTGGTGCGATGACTGCAACGGAAATGTTAGGGGTTAATATTATTAAAACGCTATTTTAA
- a CDS encoding acyl-CoA dehydrogenase family protein, producing MIKSNYFSSNSDMLLHFEKFIPWHEIVPVYENNFSDAHKYSETGNDLLATAPATVEEAIEYYKTILETTGDVTGNFVSERVKAMDVKGAQFENGKVTHPKEIIESVNKAKDAGIQPYGFKRKFGGLGLPFTVRALIGEVTYRVDTSFAIAFGCVNLGEILERIASKEMQEEWIPKMANGEFCAAMGLTEPNHGSDLPNIRTKATKNADGKWVLNGTKRFITQACGLGDTPSIILTLARSGGNGARGLSFFLVQSKDIQIAGIEKKMGLHASPTCEVVFENSPALLIGEEGYGLVRYTMGMLNGARMGIAAQGVGMATAAFEEARIFASTRIQFGKPIEEIPAIKKMLRRMEREIMAMRCLTLEGGRTVDMYYWRMEHLQEAGKLDKEISNDEEVRHWNKLADLLTPVSKYYCSEMCNRIAYDALQIHGGSGFTEDYDIARIYRDARIITIYDGTTQIQVMAAIGGVISGMSATGHFRKYLTNELAKFPSSNRIRNLFTFLEDAVNTYKEIKASDVRDSFSLELVEVATRVLAGIHLEKTGHMLDGSAKSNRLKHADEYNADTLAIALGNISRMRDFSDADKL from the coding sequence ATGATCAAGTCTAATTATTTTAGCTCTAATTCTGATATGCTTTTACATTTTGAAAAATTTATTCCATGGCATGAAATTGTTCCTGTATACGAAAATAATTTTAGTGATGCCCACAAATATTCCGAAACGGGTAATGACCTGTTGGCGACAGCACCAGCTACTGTGGAAGAAGCAATTGAATACTATAAAACAATTTTAGAAACAACTGGTGACGTGACTGGTAATTTTGTTTCGGAACGCGTCAAAGCAATGGACGTAAAAGGTGCACAATTTGAAAATGGGAAAGTTACGCATCCGAAAGAAATCATTGAGTCCGTAAATAAAGCTAAAGATGCAGGAATTCAACCCTACGGATTTAAACGTAAGTTTGGTGGACTTGGTTTGCCGTTTACGGTTCGCGCACTTATAGGTGAAGTAACCTATCGTGTCGATACAAGTTTTGCTATTGCGTTTGGCTGTGTGAATCTTGGTGAGATTTTAGAGCGTATTGCGTCTAAAGAAATGCAAGAAGAATGGATTCCCAAAATGGCGAATGGCGAATTTTGTGCGGCAATGGGGCTAACGGAACCTAACCACGGGTCTGATCTCCCTAATATTCGAACAAAAGCGACTAAAAATGCGGATGGGAAATGGGTGTTAAACGGAACTAAACGTTTTATCACACAGGCTTGTGGATTGGGTGATACTCCTTCCATTATTTTAACTTTAGCGAGAAGTGGCGGCAATGGGGCTAGGGGACTTTCGTTTTTTTTAGTCCAGAGCAAAGACATTCAAATTGCTGGTATTGAAAAGAAAATGGGTCTTCATGCCTCTCCTACTTGCGAAGTGGTATTCGAAAATTCTCCCGCTCTTCTCATTGGAGAAGAGGGATATGGTCTAGTGCGCTATACTATGGGTATGCTCAATGGCGCGCGAATGGGAATTGCGGCGCAAGGAGTAGGTATGGCAACTGCCGCATTTGAAGAGGCTAGAATTTTTGCTTCGACTCGAATTCAATTCGGTAAACCAATCGAAGAAATTCCTGCTATTAAAAAAATGCTTAGACGTATGGAGCGCGAAATCATGGCTATGCGTTGTTTGACTCTTGAGGGCGGTCGAACTGTAGACATGTACTATTGGAGAATGGAACATTTACAGGAAGCAGGAAAATTGGATAAGGAAATTTCAAACGACGAAGAAGTTAGGCATTGGAATAAATTGGCTGATTTACTAACCCCAGTTTCTAAATATTATTGCTCCGAAATGTGCAATCGTATTGCATACGACGCACTACAAATTCATGGAGGTTCTGGATTTACTGAAGACTATGATATTGCTCGTATTTATCGGGATGCTAGAATTATCACAATCTATGACGGAACAACACAAATCCAGGTGATGGCGGCTATCGGTGGTGTTATTTCTGGTATGAGTGCAACAGGACATTTTAGAAAATATCTTACAAATGAATTAGCTAAATTTCCTTCTTCTAATCGGATTCGAAATTTGTTCACATTTTTAGAAGACGCTGTAAATACTTATAAGGAAATTAAAGCTTCGGACGTGAGAGATAGTTTTTCCCTTGAGTTAGTGGAAGTGGCTACTCGTGTATTAGCCGGAATTCATCTAGAAAAGACAGGACATATGCTAGACGGCTCTGCGAAGTCGAATCGTTTAAAACATGCTGACGAGTATAATGCGGATACTCTTGCTATTGCGCTAGGCAATATTTCACGAATGAGAGATTTTTCTGATGCTGATAAACTGTAG
- a CDS encoding DUF1564 family protein — MFEEKYTATKNRIQKKLDFLNAEEEVNRNGIFKDGKTFCIQEKCVIERDMELIEISSSLMIPDHLINMLTKKLKKHNGIKLYLHYLIQKYDIHIVNGLIPQYSNVTTKYQDKDQNLHKIGIRPWGSDWAEMHILRSSLGMSMSAIFVYLLKADSVDFAKTVTEFLVTAGIPTLPNINLYGEIRLEHTKSYFSRILHYQESGYI, encoded by the coding sequence ATGTTCGAAGAGAAATATACCGCAACCAAGAATCGAATCCAAAAAAAGTTGGATTTTTTGAATGCCGAAGAGGAAGTGAATCGAAATGGAATTTTCAAAGATGGAAAAACTTTTTGCATACAGGAAAAATGTGTAATCGAAAGAGATATGGAGCTAATTGAAATTAGCTCTTCTCTAATGATCCCAGACCATTTGATAAATATGCTAACCAAAAAACTAAAAAAACATAACGGGATTAAATTGTATTTACATTATCTAATTCAAAAATATGACATTCATATTGTGAATGGCCTTATCCCGCAATATTCAAACGTTACCACAAAATACCAAGACAAAGATCAGAATTTACACAAAATTGGAATCCGCCCTTGGGGCTCTGATTGGGCTGAAATGCATATCCTTAGATCAAGTCTTGGTATGTCTATGTCTGCCATTTTCGTTTACCTACTAAAAGCTGATTCTGTAGATTTCGCAAAAACTGTCACAGAATTTCTCGTGACAGCTGGAATTCCCACTCTCCCAAATATTAATTTATACGGAGAGATACGGCTTGAGCATACAAAGTCGTATTTCAGCAGAATTCTACATTATCAAGAGAGTGGTTACATATAA
- a CDS encoding PaaI family thioesterase, whose amino-acid sequence MGLHAVFPFDPETGEVKFTFTFGKFNEGAPGYTHGGILASLLDEAQGVTCFHAGHFVMTDQLFVKYDKACPLGQEVICRAWITIAKNRRLYTKATISSPLTGEVYAHSKARWYIMSERIFMRMFHRSPLKMEKLKHILELNKKRGKELRKKIKSKKS is encoded by the coding sequence ATGGGCTTACATGCTGTATTTCCCTTCGATCCTGAAACCGGAGAAGTAAAATTTACATTTACTTTTGGAAAATTCAATGAAGGTGCGCCAGGTTATACTCATGGAGGTATTCTTGCATCTCTATTAGATGAAGCCCAAGGAGTTACATGTTTTCATGCCGGCCATTTTGTAATGACAGATCAACTTTTTGTGAAGTACGATAAAGCCTGTCCACTTGGACAAGAAGTGATATGCAGAGCATGGATTACTATCGCTAAAAATAGAAGACTCTACACAAAGGCTACTATCAGTTCACCGCTGACTGGTGAAGTGTATGCCCATTCAAAAGCTAGATGGTACATCATGTCTGAAAGAATTTTTATGAGAATGTTCCATCGTTCTCCCTTAAAAATGGAAAAACTAAAACATATTTTAGAACTTAATAAAAAAAGGGGCAAAGAACTTAGAAAAAAAATTAAATCTAAAAAATCGTAA
- the murC gene encoding UDP-N-acetylmuramate--L-alanine ligase, whose product MKEKKPFFIGIGGSGMSSLAHILLDFKIEVNGYDKANSDTIKKLEMRGAKISQNWESVNLSGIDYVVYSSAVKTDHPVFKKAINEHKTLIHRSELLHELFSKKYSVAVAGSHGKTTTTAMTGQILLEASENPSIMIGGEVGFLKDRGGKWDNGKWGVYESDESDGTFLNHKADIKIVTNIDNDHLDYYKTEETLHEAFAKFIHNKKTSTAIVYLGDKGIQSAIHLLEDQKNIIGYVENSQIDSMKESFPEIQLESFEIFDNELSFYRNGNLKKIKLPFAGDHYLKNAFGALLAAELIGVDTDKILSSLSGYNGVKRRLERLGSQNNIHVYDDYGHHPTEILAVIQSIKRMRPVGAKCCIIFQPHRFTRTRDHYIDFAKALNDSDILFLLPIYSAGETPIEGISTELIYDHLENKEKAILLTGDLLRDIPILKKYTVTGDYLVSLGAGNVREWSEGFLH is encoded by the coding sequence TTGAAAGAAAAAAAACCATTTTTTATCGGAATAGGCGGATCGGGGATGTCTTCACTTGCCCATATATTACTTGATTTTAAAATTGAAGTGAACGGGTATGACAAAGCAAACTCAGATACAATTAAAAAACTAGAAATGCGAGGAGCTAAAATTTCTCAAAATTGGGAATCTGTAAATTTATCTGGTATTGATTACGTTGTCTATTCTAGTGCTGTTAAAACTGACCATCCGGTATTTAAAAAAGCAATTAATGAGCACAAAACTCTTATTCACCGCTCAGAACTTTTACATGAATTATTTTCCAAAAAATATTCAGTCGCAGTGGCCGGATCCCATGGAAAAACTACAACTACTGCTATGACAGGTCAAATTTTACTCGAAGCCTCAGAAAATCCTTCTATAATGATAGGAGGCGAAGTTGGATTCCTAAAAGATCGAGGAGGAAAATGGGATAACGGCAAATGGGGAGTATACGAATCTGATGAATCAGACGGCACATTTTTAAATCATAAAGCTGATATAAAAATAGTTACTAATATTGACAATGACCATTTAGATTATTATAAAACAGAAGAAACACTTCATGAAGCTTTTGCAAAATTTATTCACAATAAAAAAACTTCAACTGCTATTGTATATTTAGGTGATAAAGGAATCCAAAGTGCTATTCATCTTCTAGAAGATCAAAAAAATATTATTGGCTATGTAGAAAATTCACAAATTGATTCGATGAAGGAAAGTTTTCCCGAAATTCAATTAGAGTCATTCGAAATTTTCGATAATGAATTAAGTTTTTATAGAAACGGAAATCTAAAAAAAATAAAACTTCCATTCGCTGGAGACCATTATTTAAAAAATGCATTTGGTGCTTTATTAGCGGCAGAATTAATTGGAGTTGATACTGATAAAATTCTTTCTTCCCTCTCGGGGTACAATGGGGTAAAACGAAGATTAGAACGCCTTGGATCTCAAAACAATATTCACGTATACGATGATTATGGACACCACCCAACAGAAATTTTAGCAGTGATCCAATCTATCAAAAGAATGCGACCAGTGGGTGCAAAATGTTGTATTATTTTTCAGCCACATAGATTCACAAGAACTAGAGATCATTACATTGATTTTGCAAAAGCGTTAAACGATAGTGATATACTGTTTTTACTACCAATTTATTCTGCCGGTGAAACACCAATTGAAGGTATTTCTACAGAATTAATCTACGACCATTTAGAAAACAAGGAAAAAGCTATTTTACTTACGGGTGATTTACTACGCGATATTCCAATTTTAAAAAAATATACAGTGACTGGAGACTATTTAGTGAGCCTTGGAGCTGGAAACGTACGTGAGTGGTCAGAGGGATTTTTACATTGA
- a CDS encoding UDP-N-acetylglucosamine--N-acetylmuramyl-(pentapeptide) pyrophosphoryl-undecaprenol N-acetylglucosamine transferase, with amino-acid sequence MRSIIIAAGGTGGHISPGIAIAESLMDLKSEIDFESLAIHSLLRNKDNPDLKEAPCPVIWHNTPQLNKNIITLPFLFSYNLLKTIFQFRKQKVDCVIAMGGYSSLPAIIYAILFRKTIFLCEQNTIVGKVTKYFSKYASKIAFSFPPVSLEKIKTKNVRILGNPLRKKIIPDLKPNSGKISAVNKKEKLNVLVMGGSQGARQINNMVISSMNNPEISKNFNFRLLTGTSLYDEARAKSQKTADIISYSENMKTHYEWANLVIARSGAGVISECALYALPQILIPYPYAADNHQVANADYFRDNAGAWVLNQKDENTSTLVDILLEIANDRESLINVAHKSFSCAKINASIDTVKFFFKE; translated from the coding sequence ATTCGTTCGATTATTATTGCTGCTGGCGGAACCGGAGGACATATCTCTCCTGGAATCGCAATTGCTGAAAGTCTAATGGATTTAAAATCAGAAATTGATTTTGAATCCTTGGCTATCCATTCCTTGCTTCGAAATAAAGATAATCCAGATTTAAAAGAAGCACCCTGCCCTGTGATTTGGCATAATACACCACAGTTAAATAAAAATATAATTACATTACCTTTTTTATTTTCCTATAATTTACTAAAAACAATTTTCCAATTTAGAAAACAAAAAGTGGACTGCGTAATTGCAATGGGCGGTTATTCAAGTTTACCCGCAATAATATATGCAATTCTTTTTAGGAAAACAATATTTCTTTGTGAACAAAATACGATAGTTGGAAAAGTAACAAAATATTTCAGTAAATACGCATCTAAAATAGCATTCAGTTTCCCTCCCGTTAGTTTAGAAAAAATAAAAACTAAAAATGTTCGAATTTTAGGAAATCCTCTTCGAAAAAAAATAATCCCAGATTTAAAACCCAATTCTGGAAAAATATCAGCAGTAAATAAAAAAGAAAAATTGAACGTACTTGTTATGGGAGGTTCACAAGGTGCTAGACAGATTAATAATATGGTCATTAGCTCTATGAACAATCCAGAAATCTCAAAGAATTTCAATTTTCGTCTCCTAACAGGAACATCTCTCTATGATGAAGCAAGGGCAAAATCACAAAAAACAGCAGATATAATTTCATATTCCGAAAATATGAAAACACATTATGAATGGGCAAATTTAGTAATTGCTCGATCTGGTGCAGGTGTGATTTCAGAATGTGCACTTTACGCTTTACCTCAAATTTTGATTCCATATCCGTATGCCGCAGACAATCATCAAGTAGCTAATGCCGATTATTTCAGAGACAATGCGGGTGCATGGGTATTAAACCAGAAAGATGAAAATACTTCTACGTTAGTAGATATATTACTTGAAATCGCAAATGATCGAGAATCGCTAATAAATGTGGCACATAAATCTTTCAGTTGTGCCAAAATTAATGCATCTATTGATACAGTTAAATTTTTCTTTAAAGAGTAA